In one window of Tursiops truncatus isolate mTurTru1 chromosome 5, mTurTru1.mat.Y, whole genome shotgun sequence DNA:
- the CTBP1 gene encoding C-terminal-binding protein 1 isoform X6 yields MSIWKDEKSLRVLNEAVGALMYHTITLTREDLEKFKALRIIVRIGSGFDNIDIKSAGDLGIAVCNVPAASVEETADSTLCHILNLYRRTTWLHQALREGTRVQSVEQIREVASGAARIRGETLGIIGLGRVGQAVALRAKAFGFNVLFYDPYLADGTERALGLQRVSTLQDLLFHSDCVTLHCGLNEHNHHLINDFTVKQMRQGAFLVNTARGGLVDEKALAQALKEGRIRGAALDVHESEPFRTEQCPEGLGSAAHSHLREGRAASPPPVKAPPHCGQEPVGSFSQGPLKDAPNLICTPHAAWYSEQASIEMREEAAREIRRAVTGRIPDSLKNCVNKDHLAAATHWASVDPAVVHPELNGAAYSRYPPGVVGVAPSGIPAAVEGIVPSAMSLSHGLPPVSHPPHAPSPGQTVKPEADRDHASDQL; encoded by the exons ATGTCCATCTGGAAAGATGAGAAGTCGCtgagg GTGCTGAACGAGGCCGTTGGGGCGCTGATGTATCACACCATCACGCTGACCAGGGAGGACCTGGAGAAGTTCAAGGCGCTGCGGATAATCGTCCGAATCGGCAGCGGCTTTGACAACATCGACATCAAGTCAGCTGGGGACTTAG GCATCGCCGTCTGCAACGTGCCGGCCGCGTCCGTGGAGGAGACCGCCGACTCCACCCTGTGCCACATCCTGAACCTGTACCGCAGGACCACGTGGCTGCACCAGGCGCTCCGGGAAGGCACGCGGGTCCAGAGCGTCGAGCAGATCCGAGAGGTGGCTTCCGGAGCCGCCAGGATCCGCGGGGAGACCTTGGGCATCATCGGGCTAG GTCGCGTGGGGCAGGCGGTGGCGCTGCGGGCCAAGGCCTTTGGCTTCAACGTGCTGTTCTACGACCCCTACCTGGCGGACGGCACGGAGCGGGCGCTGGGGCTGCAGCGGGTCAGCACGCTGCAGGACCTGCTCTTCCACAGCGACTGCGTGACCCTGCACTGCGGCCTCAACGAGCACAACCACCACCTCATCAACGACTTCACCGTCAAACAG ATGAGACAAGGGGCCTTCCTGGTGAACACGGCCCGGGGCGGCCTCGTGGACGAGAAGGCGCTGGCCCAGGCCCTGAAGGAGGGGCGGATCCGCGGTGCGGCCCTGGACGTGCACGAGTCAGAGCCATTCAG GACGGAGCAGTGTCCGGAGGGCCTGGGGTCTGCAGCTCACAGCCACTTGCGGGAGGGGCGGGCAGCATCCCCACCCCCCGTGAAGGCCCCTCCCCACTGCGGTCAGGAGCCCGTGGGCAG TTTTAGCCAGGGTCCCCTGAAGGACGCGCCCAACCTGATCTGCACCCCACACGCGGCCTGGTACAGCGAGCAGGCCTCCATCGAGATGCGTGAGGAGGCGGCCCGGGAGATCCGGAGAGCCGTCACAG GCCGGATCCCTGACAGTCTGAAGAACTGCGTGAACAAAGACCACCTGGCAGCCGCCACCCACTGGGCCAGTGTGGACCCGGCCGTGGTGCACCCCGAGCTCAACGGGGCCGCCTACAG caGGTACCCCCCAGGCGTCGTGGGCGTGGCCCCCAGCGGCATCCCCGCCGCAGTCGAAGGCATCGTCCCCAGCGCCATGTCCCTGTCCCACGGCCTGCCCCCCGTGTCCCACCCACCCCACGCGCCTTCTCCCGGCCAAACCGTCAAGCCCGAGGCAGATAGAGACCATGCGAGCGACCAGTTGTAG
- the CTBP1 gene encoding C-terminal-binding protein 1 isoform X8, whose translation MYHTITLTREDLEKFKALRIIVRIGSGFDNIDIKSAGDLGIAVCNVPAASVEETADSTLCHILNLYRRTTWLHQALREGTRVQSVEQIREVASGAARIRGETLGIIGLGRVGQAVALRAKAFGFNVLFYDPYLADGTERALGLQRVSTLQDLLFHSDCVTLHCGLNEHNHHLINDFTVKQMRQGAFLVNTARGGLVDEKALAQALKEGRIRGAALDVHESEPFRTEQCPEGLGSAAHSHLREGRAASPPPVKAPPHCGQEPVGSFSQGPLKDAPNLICTPHAAWYSEQASIEMREEAAREIRRAVTGRIPDSLKNCVNKDHLAAATHWASVDPAVVHPELNGAAYSRYPPGVVGVAPSGIPAAVEGIVPSAMSLSHGLPPVSHPPHAPSPGQTVKPEADRDHASDQL comes from the exons ATGTATCACACCATCACGCTGACCAGGGAGGACCTGGAGAAGTTCAAGGCGCTGCGGATAATCGTCCGAATCGGCAGCGGCTTTGACAACATCGACATCAAGTCAGCTGGGGACTTAG GCATCGCCGTCTGCAACGTGCCGGCCGCGTCCGTGGAGGAGACCGCCGACTCCACCCTGTGCCACATCCTGAACCTGTACCGCAGGACCACGTGGCTGCACCAGGCGCTCCGGGAAGGCACGCGGGTCCAGAGCGTCGAGCAGATCCGAGAGGTGGCTTCCGGAGCCGCCAGGATCCGCGGGGAGACCTTGGGCATCATCGGGCTAG GTCGCGTGGGGCAGGCGGTGGCGCTGCGGGCCAAGGCCTTTGGCTTCAACGTGCTGTTCTACGACCCCTACCTGGCGGACGGCACGGAGCGGGCGCTGGGGCTGCAGCGGGTCAGCACGCTGCAGGACCTGCTCTTCCACAGCGACTGCGTGACCCTGCACTGCGGCCTCAACGAGCACAACCACCACCTCATCAACGACTTCACCGTCAAACAG ATGAGACAAGGGGCCTTCCTGGTGAACACGGCCCGGGGCGGCCTCGTGGACGAGAAGGCGCTGGCCCAGGCCCTGAAGGAGGGGCGGATCCGCGGTGCGGCCCTGGACGTGCACGAGTCAGAGCCATTCAG GACGGAGCAGTGTCCGGAGGGCCTGGGGTCTGCAGCTCACAGCCACTTGCGGGAGGGGCGGGCAGCATCCCCACCCCCCGTGAAGGCCCCTCCCCACTGCGGTCAGGAGCCCGTGGGCAG TTTTAGCCAGGGTCCCCTGAAGGACGCGCCCAACCTGATCTGCACCCCACACGCGGCCTGGTACAGCGAGCAGGCCTCCATCGAGATGCGTGAGGAGGCGGCCCGGGAGATCCGGAGAGCCGTCACAG GCCGGATCCCTGACAGTCTGAAGAACTGCGTGAACAAAGACCACCTGGCAGCCGCCACCCACTGGGCCAGTGTGGACCCGGCCGTGGTGCACCCCGAGCTCAACGGGGCCGCCTACAG caGGTACCCCCCAGGCGTCGTGGGCGTGGCCCCCAGCGGCATCCCCGCCGCAGTCGAAGGCATCGTCCCCAGCGCCATGTCCCTGTCCCACGGCCTGCCCCCCGTGTCCCACCCACCCCACGCGCCTTCTCCCGGCCAAACCGTCAAGCCCGAGGCAGATAGAGACCATGCGAGCGACCAGTTGTAG